One genomic segment of Bacteroidota bacterium includes these proteins:
- a CDS encoding metallophosphoesterase, with translation MRIIIAISIFLIVLGSSGYYVYIRATQSFSGLFSSSKLIIIVYIFLMTSFFIGKIVENYSIGIISNSLVKIGAVAAGYLFYSLLFVVVFDLIRAANSIVPFYPSIVVNNYEKTKAIIGIISLVTITAIYVFGYINAQKLNVKELDISINKSESSFESLNVVAVSDIHLGISVNKKKTKRLIDKINHLKPDLVIIGGDIIDDNLELVKHFKLLEYFKNIESKYGVYSCMGNHEYISRSYKDLNYFEENGINILKDTTINIDNKFYIIGRDDKEGRAINGKERKSIAELSKNIDFKLPVILLDHQPFSLEKTAEYPIDLQFSGHTHNGQFWPLNYITGLIFEEDWGYLKKLNTHFYVSSGYGTAVVPIKVGNKSEIVNIRITNN, from the coding sequence ATGAGAATTATAATAGCAATTTCAATTTTCTTAATAGTTTTAGGCTCAAGCGGATATTATGTTTACATAAGAGCAACACAAAGTTTTTCAGGGCTTTTTTCAAGTTCAAAACTAATTATAATTGTATATATTTTTCTAATGACATCGTTTTTTATTGGAAAAATAGTTGAGAATTATTCGATAGGAATAATTAGCAATTCACTTGTCAAAATTGGTGCTGTAGCTGCGGGATATTTATTTTATTCTTTGCTTTTTGTTGTTGTTTTTGATTTAATTCGAGCGGCAAACTCGATTGTTCCTTTTTATCCATCAATTGTTGTTAATAATTATGAAAAAACTAAAGCTATAATTGGCATAATTTCGTTAGTTACTATCACAGCAATTTATGTATTTGGCTACATTAATGCTCAAAAACTGAATGTTAAAGAGTTAGATATTTCAATCAACAAAAGTGAAAGTAGTTTTGAATCTTTGAATGTAGTTGCTGTGAGCGATATACATTTGGGAATTTCTGTAAACAAAAAGAAAACAAAAAGACTAATTGACAAAATAAATCATCTAAAACCCGATTTGGTAATTATTGGCGGCGATATTATTGACGATAATCTTGAGCTTGTAAAACATTTCAAATTGTTGGAATATTTCAAAAATATTGAGTCAAAATACGGTGTATATTCTTGCATGGGAAATCACGAATACATTAGCAGGTCATATAAAGATTTAAATTATTTTGAAGAAAATGGCATCAATATTTTAAAAGACACAACAATAAATATTGATAATAAATTCTATATTATTGGCAGAGACGACAAAGAGGGGAGAGCTATAAACGGCAAAGAACGAAAGTCAATAGCTGAGCTAAGCAAAAATATTGATTTTAAACTTCCTGTCATTTTGTTAGATCATCAGCCGTTTAGTTTAGAAAAAACAGCAGAATATCCTATCGATTTACAATTTTCGGGGCACACTCATAATGGGCAGTTTTGGCCGCTCAATTACATTACAGGATTAATTTTTGAAGAAGACTGGGGATATTTAAAAAAGCTAAATACCCATTTTTATGTCTCGTCGGGCTATGGAACTGCTGTTGTACCAATCAAAGTTGGAAACAAATCGGAAATTGTAAATATCAGAATCACAAATAATTAA
- a CDS encoding TetR/AcrR family transcriptional regulator: MKKRDEILRAALKLFVEQGEQATSMKLIGKEGKCGIGTMYNYFKSKDKLINELYIEIKTKMFTYIQSALDKNAPVKQQFVDTMLRASDFYLNNPLEYKFLEVFSYSPKISKQASEKVNKLVVPILEIFEKGKKEGIIKIIDSYQLLIFTKGAISASIMNNPDINENEKKEFVLMAWDAIKS; encoded by the coding sequence GTGAAAAAGAGAGATGAAATATTGAGGGCTGCATTAAAACTTTTTGTAGAACAAGGAGAGCAGGCCACTTCTATGAAGCTAATTGGCAAAGAGGGAAAATGCGGAATCGGTACAATGTATAATTATTTCAAATCGAAAGACAAGCTGATTAATGAACTTTACATTGAAATTAAGACTAAAATGTTTACATACATTCAGAGTGCTTTAGATAAAAATGCACCTGTAAAACAACAATTTGTTGATACAATGCTCAGAGCATCAGATTTTTATTTAAACAATCCATTAGAATATAAATTCCTTGAAGTATTTTCATACTCTCCAAAAATTTCGAAGCAAGCTTCAGAAAAAGTAAACAAATTAGTTGTACCTATTTTAGAAATATTTGAAAAAGGAAAAAAGGAAGGAATTATTAAAATAATTGATAGCTATCAATTATTGATATTTACGAAAGGAGCAATATCAGCCAGTATTATGAATAATCCGGATATAAATGAAAATGAGAAAAAAGAATTTGTTCTAATGGCTTGGGATGCTATTAAGAGTTAA
- a CDS encoding DUF4395 domain-containing protein, with the protein MSVISFGKYIEGHNYKVLDERTIRASAGIMLLLGIIASINGFILEQYQIIPYIAGFLVLNFLIGIFINPKFAPTMFVGYIFVRKQSSLPIGAIQKKFAWSLGLALSVAIFILSLFLLEDVKYFDPVCLLCLTCLLILFLETAFGICVGCKLYQLSIRMKLLKKPVEKPNCMGDACETKTE; encoded by the coding sequence ATGTCAGTTATCAGTTTTGGAAAATACATTGAGGGACATAACTATAAAGTTTTAGACGAAAGAACAATTAGGGCAAGTGCCGGAATAATGTTGCTCTTGGGAATCATTGCATCTATCAATGGTTTTATTTTGGAACAATACCAGATAATTCCATATATAGCAGGATTTCTGGTGCTAAATTTTTTGATAGGAATTTTTATAAATCCAAAATTTGCACCTACAATGTTTGTTGGTTATATTTTTGTTCGCAAACAATCATCGCTGCCAATTGGGGCAATTCAGAAAAAATTTGCATGGAGTCTTGGTTTAGCCTTGTCTGTAGCGATTTTTATTCTATCACTTTTTTTGTTAGAAGATGTAAAATATTTTGATCCGGTATGTTTGTTATGCCTCACTTGTTTGCTAATCTTGTTTCTCGAAACTGCTTTTGGAATTTGTGTGGGTTGTAAGCTATATCAGCTATCCATAAGGATGAAACTGTTGAAAAAACCCGTAGAAAAACCAAACTGTATGGGCGATGCCTGCGAAACAAAAACCGAATAA